The Nitrospira sp. genome window below encodes:
- a CDS encoding TVP38/TMEM64 family protein, with product MAAEEQILTPDLRSQASMKGKAVVAAVFLVVIGAFYFFDLMAYVSLDVLKANRDKLFTFTEEHYVSAVALFILTYVAQTAFSLPGATLMTLTGGFLFGTLWAALYVNIGATAGATVAFLAARYLFRGWVERRFGDRLSGFQEGFAQNAFNYLLTLRLIPLFPFFLVNLLSGLTRVNVGTYVAATALGIIPGSLAYTFAGRQLGTINSLAELASPRLLFAFTLLGLLFLMPVVYRKFVPPSQPDR from the coding sequence ATGGCAGCTGAGGAACAGATCCTTACACCTGATCTACGGAGCCAGGCCTCAATGAAAGGAAAGGCCGTCGTCGCCGCAGTCTTTCTGGTCGTAATCGGCGCCTTTTATTTTTTCGACCTCATGGCCTATGTCTCCCTCGACGTACTCAAGGCCAATCGGGACAAGCTCTTCACCTTTACCGAAGAGCATTACGTATCGGCCGTGGCATTGTTCATCCTGACCTATGTCGCCCAAACCGCCTTCTCGTTGCCGGGAGCGACCCTGATGACGCTTACCGGAGGGTTTCTCTTTGGGACTCTGTGGGCCGCGCTCTATGTGAATATCGGAGCCACGGCGGGAGCCACAGTCGCCTTTCTGGCCGCTCGGTACCTGTTTCGTGGCTGGGTGGAACGACGGTTCGGCGACCGGCTTTCGGGTTTTCAGGAGGGTTTTGCCCAGAACGCCTTCAATTATCTTCTCACGTTGCGGCTCATTCCGCTGTTCCCCTTTTTTCTCGTGAACCTCCTCTCCGGATTGACGAGAGTGAACGTAGGGACGTACGTCGCCGCGACAGCGCTCGGCATTATCCCAGGCAGTCTTGCCTACACCTTTGCCGGCCGTCAATTGGGTACGATCAATTCGCTCGCCGAATTGGCTTCTCCTCGGCTCCTCTTCGCGTTCACGCTGCTGGGTCTGCTATTTCTCATGCCCGTGGTGTATCGTAAGTTTGTTCCTCCTTCGCAACCCGACCGATAA
- a CDS encoding CopD family protein: protein MYSTLVVLHILAAVTWIGGMMFLSLVLAPLVRGRKAAPEFMALFRSAALRFRPIVWVAIAVLLITGPMLLSLRGVHVTNPASWPGIVTVKLMLVALLLFLTLLHDLVFGPQVSRVSAIPDSQRTPSDQLVFKTARWLPRVSLLVALAVVIAATMLARS from the coding sequence ATGTACTCAACCCTGGTTGTCCTTCACATCCTCGCCGCCGTGACATGGATCGGCGGAATGATGTTTCTCTCGTTGGTCCTGGCTCCGTTAGTCAGAGGCCGGAAGGCGGCGCCGGAATTCATGGCGCTGTTTCGCTCTGCGGCGCTACGATTTCGCCCTATCGTGTGGGTTGCCATTGCAGTATTGCTCATCACCGGCCCGATGTTATTGTCCCTACGGGGTGTGCATGTGACCAACCCTGCCTCGTGGCCGGGGATTGTGACCGTGAAGTTGATGCTGGTCGCCCTGTTGTTGTTCCTGACCCTCCTCCATGACCTTGTCTTTGGTCCTCAGGTCAGTCGGGTCAGTGCCATACCAGATTCCCAGCGAACTCCCAGTGATCAGCTTGTCTTCAAAACCGCCCGTTGGCTGCCGCGTGTCTCGTTGCTCGTCGCATTAGCTGTGGTGATCGCGGCAACGATGCTGGCTCGGTCCTAG
- a CDS encoding response regulator transcription factor, protein MMKQPRVLMADDHSILLAGVRKLIEDRCDVVGTVEDGRALLEAADRLKPDLILMDISMPLLNGLDAARQLRKSHPDVKLLFLTMHASPRYATEAFKAGGNGYLLKQSAVSELPQAIEALLQGKCYLTPSITKPVIDQAIKAKNEPAIKGALTELTPRQREVLQLIGEGKGTKEIAAVLHLSVKTVEFHKTSLMKELDLHTTAKLMQYAITQGLASDQP, encoded by the coding sequence ATGATGAAGCAGCCCCGCGTCTTAATGGCCGATGATCATTCGATCCTGCTGGCCGGCGTGCGAAAACTGATTGAGGACCGTTGTGACGTTGTTGGAACAGTCGAAGACGGCCGGGCCTTGCTCGAGGCGGCGGATCGGCTTAAACCGGACCTGATTCTGATGGATATTTCCATGCCGCTGTTGAATGGGCTGGATGCCGCCCGCCAACTCAGGAAATCGCACCCCGACGTGAAACTCTTGTTTCTCACGATGCATGCGAGTCCACGGTATGCCACCGAAGCCTTCAAAGCCGGGGGAAACGGCTATCTCTTGAAGCAATCCGCTGTGTCGGAATTGCCCCAGGCGATCGAGGCCCTGTTGCAGGGGAAATGCTATCTCACTCCCTCCATCACCAAGCCGGTGATCGACCAGGCCATTAAGGCCAAGAACGAGCCGGCGATCAAGGGGGCCCTCACGGAGCTGACGCCGCGTCAGCGCGAGGTGCTGCAATTGATCGGCGAAGGCAAGGGAACCAAAGAGATCGCTGCAGTCCTGCATCTCTCCGTGAAGACCGTCGAGTTTCACAAGACCAGTCTGATGAAAGAGTTAGATCTCCATACCACCGCGAAGTTGATGCAGTACGCCATCACCCAGGGTCTGGCCAGCGACCAACCGTAG
- a CDS encoding response regulator transcription factor, with protein MSAQAVSHPQQSTYHPQPVRHIRILLVDDQFLVRQGLRKCLSHHFDIEVVGEAADGEEAVMMADLLKPDVVLMDIHMPRMDGIEATGSIMRAHPRLVIIGLSFDMRKRNREAMLQAGARLLLDKGAAREQLYHAIYEAVGTSMDTRSSGDATVA; from the coding sequence ATGTCGGCACAGGCAGTCTCCCATCCCCAGCAGTCAACATATCATCCACAGCCGGTGAGGCACATTCGCATCTTGCTGGTGGATGATCAGTTTCTCGTCCGGCAAGGGTTACGGAAATGTCTCAGCCATCATTTCGACATCGAAGTGGTGGGTGAGGCGGCGGATGGTGAAGAGGCGGTGATGATGGCGGACCTGCTCAAGCCCGATGTCGTTCTGATGGACATTCACATGCCCAGGATGGATGGCATCGAAGCGACAGGCTCCATCATGCGAGCCCATCCACGTCTGGTCATCATCGGTCTCTCGTTTGACATGAGAAAGAGGAATCGGGAGGCGATGTTGCAGGCCGGCGCCCGCCTGTTGCTCGACAAGGGAGCGGCGCGTGAACAGCTGTATCATGCGATTTATGAGGCTGTGGGGACAAGCATGGATACCCGCTCGTCTGGCGACGCTACCGTCGCATAG
- a CDS encoding multiheme c-type cytochrome, whose amino-acid sequence MQWFKRILIGLVVLGGLTYLYYTEVKPVVIFGLRSDYASAIPHQRIPEGLTSLKAESCGTCHVDIYKEWKTTIHAQAYDDPFFQAYWTKDKHTWVCLNCHTPLENQQPTLIKEIPRDRVERAVQEPNPHYDANYQREGVTCAACHVRDGVILGPFEDAKAPHPTKYDPMFRTTQMCYRCHSVVGGPAQFYNGGPCGTYPEFEDGYWSKERGFICQNCHMPEVERPLVVGGPIRQGRQHLWRGGHDPAMVKRAIDVKVVADPAEPKPGDRVRVTLTLINAGAGHKLPTGDPDRHFTVEFAVEDQNGKVLEQQSDTMGRWIMWQPAIIELYDNRLVPLASRDYTFEYRLPEDSAGLKLNTKVRYHIQTEGQHQMLIDKYGLTAKDPYHFTLYERQVPLTGNLADSFEQTGQQTGLACAAPSHS is encoded by the coding sequence ATGCAGTGGTTCAAGAGAATCTTGATCGGGCTCGTCGTCCTGGGGGGGCTCACATACCTGTACTACACCGAGGTCAAGCCGGTCGTCATTTTTGGACTACGGTCGGACTATGCCTCTGCCATTCCCCATCAAAGGATTCCGGAAGGTTTGACAAGCCTCAAGGCCGAGTCCTGCGGAACCTGTCATGTCGACATCTACAAGGAGTGGAAAACCACTATTCATGCACAGGCCTACGACGATCCCTTCTTCCAGGCTTATTGGACGAAGGATAAACACACGTGGGTCTGTCTCAACTGTCATACGCCGCTGGAAAATCAGCAACCGACGTTGATTAAGGAGATCCCGCGAGACCGAGTCGAACGCGCCGTGCAGGAGCCGAATCCCCATTATGATGCGAACTACCAGCGGGAAGGCGTGACCTGTGCTGCTTGCCATGTCCGAGACGGAGTGATCCTGGGACCGTTCGAGGATGCCAAGGCTCCCCATCCGACGAAGTACGATCCTATGTTTCGCACGACCCAGATGTGCTATCGATGCCATAGCGTCGTGGGGGGACCGGCGCAGTTTTATAACGGAGGGCCATGCGGCACCTATCCTGAATTTGAAGACGGCTACTGGAGTAAGGAGCGAGGCTTCATCTGCCAAAACTGTCACATGCCGGAGGTCGAACGGCCGCTCGTCGTGGGCGGTCCCATCCGCCAGGGCCGTCAACATCTCTGGCGTGGCGGACACGACCCAGCAATGGTCAAGCGGGCGATCGACGTCAAAGTGGTGGCTGATCCGGCGGAACCCAAACCCGGCGACAGGGTCCGCGTCACGCTGACGTTGATCAATGCGGGCGCAGGACATAAACTCCCGACGGGAGACCCTGATCGCCACTTCACGGTCGAGTTTGCCGTCGAGGATCAAAACGGAAAAGTGTTGGAACAGCAATCGGATACGATGGGTCGATGGATCATGTGGCAGCCGGCGATCATCGAGCTGTATGACAATCGTCTCGTGCCGTTGGCCAGCCGGGATTATACGTTCGAGTATCGACTCCCAGAAGATAGCGCCGGGCTCAAATTAAACACGAAGGTGCGCTACCACATCCAGACGGAAGGGCAACATCAGATGCTCATCGACAAGTACGGTCTCACGGCGAAGGATCCCTATCACTTCACCCTGTATGAACGACAGGTCCCCTTAACCGGCAATCTGGCGGATTCCTTCGAGCAGACTGGACAACAGACCGGCCTCGCCTGCGCCGCACCAAGTCACAGCTAA
- a CDS encoding response regulator transcription factor, whose product MTDRSTATPTLTIAILTSQRLIWFGLQKILERSTTLPMVLRPYPERTSDLFRAESRPDLFILDLGVERDAIDTITQIREAAPTSKVVLLCGLEDKDRAREAFTAGVDGIILKVQPPAVVLAVIETLYAAAKLPAPVERNGARGMSLGTDFLTKVEASPPPPVWPEALTEREREIIRLVGQGLSNKDIAHKLSISDSTVRHHMTSIFDKVGVPNRQKLLVYAHQVRSGL is encoded by the coding sequence ATGACCGACCGCAGCACTGCGACGCCGACCCTCACGATCGCGATCCTTACCAGTCAACGCCTCATATGGTTTGGCTTGCAGAAAATTCTCGAGAGGAGCACGACCCTCCCGATGGTCCTGCGCCCCTATCCCGAGAGAACATCGGACCTGTTCCGCGCCGAAAGCCGACCAGACCTGTTCATCCTGGATCTGGGTGTCGAGCGCGACGCCATCGACACCATCACTCAGATTCGGGAGGCTGCCCCGACCAGTAAGGTCGTGTTGTTGTGTGGACTCGAGGACAAGGACCGTGCGCGCGAGGCGTTTACCGCCGGCGTCGACGGCATCATCCTCAAGGTGCAACCGCCCGCCGTCGTACTCGCGGTGATCGAAACGCTGTATGCCGCTGCGAAGCTCCCGGCGCCCGTGGAACGGAATGGCGCGAGAGGGATGAGCCTCGGGACCGACTTCCTGACAAAGGTCGAAGCCAGCCCCCCGCCGCCGGTGTGGCCCGAGGCCTTGACTGAACGAGAACGTGAGATTATCCGCTTGGTGGGCCAAGGCCTCTCGAACAAAGATATCGCCCACAAGTTGTCGATTAGTGACAGCACGGTCCGACATCACATGACGAGCATTTTCGACAAGGTCGGCGTGCCTAATCGACAAAAGCTCCTGGTCTACGCGCATCAGGTCCGCTCAGGTTTATGA
- a CDS encoding SUMF1/EgtB/PvdO family nonheme iron enzyme encodes MRQTLGVLGFLICLTATTVSVAAPEAETGEQDFAKGEALLKKKQYAEARAALEAGITKNSSNVQAHFNLAEACRGLGAWACAEEHYEAALHLDAKSRTTGMRDLRLRRLEVWRSLEEVTAWRLLDEAKDLIAGGHADPDQMKKAEEALDGANELGLNQEQQAVYQQLQAKLPGRRPTTVLDSLKPAETPLALVPAGEFTMGSTMADDEKPVHRVYLDAFYMDKYHVTVGQYAKYLEATDKEAPPEWDIMNQPHHQKRPVVNVSWFDAATYCKWAGKRLPTEAEWEKAARGTDGRLYPWGNEAPTRLHANFGKKKWANHMALVPVGMFELGKSPYGIYDMAGNAWEWVNDWYDHDYYKKSPGKNPQGPKTGKSKVVRGGNWLYVQDFLRSSFRYNAEPSGRQFGYGFRCAKSP; translated from the coding sequence ATGAGGCAGACCCTTGGGGTGCTGGGTTTTCTCATATGCTTGACCGCGACCACGGTCTCCGTGGCGGCGCCGGAAGCCGAGACAGGCGAGCAAGACTTTGCCAAAGGGGAAGCCCTACTGAAGAAGAAGCAGTATGCGGAAGCACGCGCGGCGCTGGAAGCCGGCATCACGAAGAACTCCTCGAATGTGCAGGCTCATTTCAACCTGGCTGAGGCTTGTCGAGGCTTAGGAGCCTGGGCCTGCGCGGAAGAACATTACGAAGCCGCCTTGCATCTGGATGCGAAATCCAGGACCACCGGGATGAGAGACCTGCGGTTACGCAGGTTGGAGGTGTGGCGCTCGCTGGAGGAAGTGACGGCCTGGCGGTTGCTGGATGAAGCGAAAGATTTGATTGCCGGTGGACATGCCGACCCTGACCAAATGAAGAAGGCGGAGGAGGCGCTGGACGGCGCCAATGAGCTAGGGCTGAACCAAGAGCAACAGGCGGTCTATCAGCAGTTACAAGCGAAACTTCCTGGGCGGCGTCCGACCACCGTGCTGGATAGTCTGAAACCGGCTGAGACGCCGCTGGCGCTGGTGCCGGCAGGGGAATTCACGATGGGAAGCACCATGGCAGACGATGAAAAGCCGGTGCATCGCGTCTACCTGGACGCCTTCTACATGGACAAGTACCACGTGACCGTGGGGCAGTATGCCAAGTATCTGGAGGCGACGGACAAGGAGGCGCCCCCGGAGTGGGATATCATGAACCAACCTCACCATCAGAAACGCCCCGTCGTCAACGTCAGTTGGTTTGACGCCGCCACCTACTGCAAATGGGCCGGCAAACGCCTGCCCACCGAGGCGGAGTGGGAAAAAGCGGCACGAGGGACGGATGGCCGCCTCTATCCATGGGGCAACGAGGCACCCACGAGGCTCCACGCGAATTTCGGCAAAAAGAAATGGGCGAATCATATGGCCTTGGTTCCGGTGGGGATGTTCGAACTGGGCAAGAGCCCGTACGGCATCTATGACATGGCCGGCAATGCTTGGGAATGGGTCAACGACTGGTATGACCATGACTATTACAAGAAGAGCCCGGGAAAGAATCCTCAAGGACCGAAGACGGGTAAGTCAAAAGTCGTGCGGGGTGGGAACTGGCTCTATGTTCAGGACTTTCTTCGTTCTTCCTTCCGTTACAATGCCGAACCATCCGGTCGGCAGTTCGGCTACGGGTTCCGTTGCGCAAAGAGTCCGTAG
- a CDS encoding response regulator, translated as MTRFERTPTPLVYGAIVLSSGAVFISGLLTELGIAVWVFYILPLVFSYLTWKPLVPAYTAMATTLLILVGFFLSSHGIDPFLAMQNRIFGVATSWALAALGYQFITNKLTVRKQEWLQSGQTLLSERMAGDPNIDQLGSRVIGTIAEYLDVPAGALFIENGPAFRRTATYGVPADARLPLEVRSGDGLLGRALVEHKVIVVPDVPEGYLTIGSSLGRSAPRHLLIAPLAAEHSIKAVLELGFLHPVNEADKEFVTRVSESIAVAIRSAQARVHILALLEETRRQAEELQAKSEELRAANEELTERSASLEDSHGRLEKQQVELERSNAQLEEQTAMLEAQNDELTRAKSDVEAQARELEQAGRYKSEFLANMSHELRTPLNALLILARQLGDNADGNLTRDQVANARNIESAGRDLLALINEVLDLAKVEAGRMEVHPLPVCVAALAQHVTAMFQPVAEDRGLSLRVRLADEMPETIETDQQRLEQVLNNLLSNAIKFTDQGEVRLEISRASDGRIAFAVRDTGIGITDHQHQAIFEPFHQADGTINRKYGGTGLGLSIARKFTRLLGGEIRLTSAPGQGSTFTALLPERYKAASEPVETSVSGRLEGHFAPTVPDPGHARIPDDRERLSGDRRVVLIVEDDPTQREAITALLTSRDVEAVGVGTAADCLDQLGATRFDCMVLDVSLPDEKGYALLETLTHEEQYSCPPVVIYTGRDLSPEEEQRLRRYAKSITIKGVKSPERLLDEVTLFLHQVVADLPPVPQTLLTRAPCRDEDLNGVRLLVVEDDVRTLFALMSLLEPRGAKVQVARNGREALTALEESFQSEGAPIDLVLMDIMMPKMDGLTAMREIRKRPEWRHLPIIALTSKAMKADRQQALTAGADDCMTKPLEVERLVSLVRSWMPK; from the coding sequence ATGACTCGTTTTGAACGGACTCCCACGCCTCTGGTCTATGGCGCCATCGTTCTGTCGAGCGGCGCCGTATTCATCAGCGGTCTTTTGACCGAGCTCGGCATCGCTGTCTGGGTCTTCTATATCCTGCCGTTGGTCTTCTCATACTTGACCTGGAAGCCGCTTGTGCCGGCCTACACGGCCATGGCAACGACGCTGCTGATACTCGTCGGCTTTTTCCTGAGCTCTCACGGTATCGATCCGTTCCTTGCGATGCAGAATCGCATTTTCGGGGTGGCGACCAGTTGGGCCTTGGCGGCGCTCGGCTATCAGTTCATCACCAATAAGCTCACCGTTCGCAAACAGGAATGGCTGCAATCCGGCCAGACTCTCCTGAGCGAGCGGATGGCGGGCGATCCGAATATTGACCAGCTCGGATCGCGGGTGATTGGCACCATTGCCGAGTATCTCGATGTTCCGGCCGGCGCCTTGTTCATCGAAAACGGCCCGGCGTTTCGCCGGACGGCGACGTATGGTGTCCCGGCCGATGCCCGTCTCCCCCTGGAGGTCCGATCCGGAGACGGCTTGCTCGGCCGGGCGCTCGTTGAACACAAAGTGATCGTGGTACCCGACGTGCCGGAGGGCTATCTGACCATCGGAAGTTCACTGGGCCGTAGTGCCCCGCGACATCTGCTCATTGCTCCGCTGGCAGCGGAGCACTCGATCAAAGCGGTGCTGGAACTGGGATTCCTTCATCCGGTGAACGAGGCGGACAAGGAATTCGTCACCCGGGTGTCCGAGTCGATCGCCGTGGCGATTCGCTCGGCGCAGGCTCGTGTCCACATCCTCGCGTTGCTGGAAGAAACCCGACGTCAGGCGGAGGAGCTTCAGGCGAAGAGCGAAGAACTCCGCGCGGCGAACGAGGAGCTGACGGAGCGAAGCGCCAGTCTCGAGGACTCTCACGGCAGGTTGGAAAAGCAGCAGGTTGAGCTGGAACGGAGCAATGCGCAGTTGGAAGAGCAGACCGCCATGCTGGAGGCGCAGAACGATGAGTTGACCCGCGCCAAGAGCGACGTGGAAGCCCAGGCCCGCGAATTGGAGCAGGCCGGCCGATACAAATCCGAATTCCTCGCGAACATGTCCCACGAGCTGCGCACCCCGTTGAACGCGTTGCTGATTCTGGCTCGGCAGCTTGGCGACAACGCCGACGGCAACCTGACGCGTGACCAGGTGGCTAATGCCAGAAACATCGAATCGGCCGGCCGGGATCTCTTGGCGCTGATCAATGAAGTGCTGGATCTGGCGAAAGTGGAAGCCGGCCGCATGGAGGTGCATCCGCTTCCAGTGTGTGTGGCTGCCTTGGCTCAACATGTGACGGCCATGTTTCAGCCGGTGGCAGAGGACAGAGGCTTGAGCCTACGCGTCCGGCTTGCGGACGAGATGCCGGAGACGATCGAGACCGATCAGCAGCGACTGGAGCAGGTACTCAATAATTTGCTCTCAAACGCGATCAAGTTCACCGACCAGGGCGAAGTCCGGTTGGAGATCAGCCGCGCGTCCGATGGTCGGATCGCGTTTGCGGTCCGCGACACAGGTATCGGCATCACGGACCACCAGCACCAAGCTATTTTTGAGCCGTTCCACCAGGCCGACGGCACGATCAACCGGAAGTACGGCGGAACCGGTCTGGGACTGTCCATCGCCCGGAAGTTCACGCGGCTGTTGGGTGGAGAAATACGACTGACCAGTGCACCGGGGCAGGGCAGCACGTTCACGGCGCTCCTGCCGGAACGGTACAAGGCGGCTTCGGAGCCTGTCGAAACCTCTGTGTCTGGAAGACTCGAAGGACACTTCGCGCCAACGGTTCCTGACCCTGGCCATGCTCGAATTCCCGACGATCGCGAACGGCTGTCTGGCGACCGACGCGTCGTCTTGATCGTCGAGGACGATCCGACGCAGCGAGAAGCTATCACAGCGCTGTTGACCTCACGTGACGTGGAAGCCGTCGGCGTAGGGACCGCTGCGGACTGCCTCGATCAGCTTGGCGCGACGAGGTTCGATTGCATGGTGCTCGATGTGAGTCTCCCGGATGAGAAGGGCTACGCCCTCTTGGAAACGTTGACCCATGAGGAGCAGTATTCCTGTCCGCCGGTCGTCATCTATACGGGCCGCGATCTCTCGCCGGAGGAAGAGCAGCGCCTCCGTCGCTACGCCAAGTCCATCACCATCAAGGGCGTCAAGTCGCCCGAACGGTTGTTGGACGAGGTGACGCTCTTCCTGCATCAGGTGGTCGCCGACCTGCCGCCTGTGCCGCAGACCCTGCTCACCCGAGCGCCTTGCAGAGACGAGGACCTCAACGGGGTCAGGCTGTTGGTGGTGGAAGACGACGTCCGCACCCTGTTCGCGCTCATGAGTCTGTTGGAACCACGCGGCGCCAAAGTCCAGGTAGCCCGGAATGGCCGAGAGGCCCTGACTGCGCTGGAAGAATCGTTCCAGTCGGAAGGCGCTCCGATCGATCTGGTCCTGATGGACATCATGATGCCGAAAATGGACGGCTTGACTGCCATGCGCGAAATCCGCAAGCGACCCGAATGGCGCCATTTGCCCATCATCGCGCTCACCTCCAAGGCGATGAAAGCGGACCGTCAGCAGGCATTGACCGCCGGCGCCGACGATTGTATGACCAAGCCGTTGGAGGTGGAGAGACTGGTGTCGCTGGTGCGGAGTTGGATGCCGAAATAG
- a CDS encoding response regulator, with protein MHKPDVIESRTDASPGHPKVLLVDDHPVNLAALAELLRRDDVKLLCAKSGAEALELLLLHDVALALIDVQMPEMDGFELAELMRGVERAKQVPIIFVTAGSREERYRFRGYEAGAVDFLYKPIEPDVLKSKVNVFLAIDRQRRELTRLLTERTEAERRVRESEQRLQQANERLEQRVAERTQKLVESQQRLRALALELNLAERRERARLATEMHDHLQQTLVLGKLKLGGAKRLVVGQPSVEMVIHETEEIFGEALQYTRSLVAELSPPVLRDHGLAAGLTWLGEYMGKHDLAVTVELPQGQTLNLPEDQIALLFQSTRELLMNAWKHAGTGKATVTMRHEGSQLLVQVSDEGAGFDLTAAEESAAGGLSSKFGLFSIRERMTAIGGSFEIESAPSKGTRGTLRLPLAETGEVGVKVQAEGVNKNLSSTLQPPAARIRLLLVDDHAMMRQGLRAMLEGYEDVQVVGEAVDGRDAVRLVEKLRPTIVVMDINMPTMNGIEATREIKARHPNIAVIGLSVNAEHENRDAMAKAGAATLLTKEAAVEQLYQTVQTVLKNISPVA; from the coding sequence ATGCACAAACCGGATGTGATCGAGAGCCGGACCGATGCATCGCCGGGCCATCCCAAGGTGTTGCTCGTGGACGACCATCCGGTCAACCTGGCGGCGCTCGCTGAATTGCTGCGCCGCGATGACGTGAAATTGCTGTGCGCCAAGTCCGGGGCCGAGGCGCTGGAACTGTTGTTGCTGCACGACGTGGCTTTGGCGCTCATCGACGTACAGATGCCCGAGATGGACGGCTTCGAGCTGGCGGAGTTGATGCGCGGTGTGGAGCGGGCCAAACAGGTCCCCATCATCTTCGTCACGGCCGGATCGCGCGAGGAGCGATACCGCTTTCGGGGGTACGAGGCGGGCGCTGTGGATTTTCTCTACAAGCCGATCGAGCCGGACGTGCTCAAGAGCAAAGTCAACGTATTCCTCGCGATCGATCGGCAGCGTCGCGAGCTCACCCGACTGCTGACGGAACGCACGGAGGCGGAGCGCCGAGTCCGCGAAAGTGAACAGCGTCTGCAACAGGCGAACGAGCGGTTGGAACAGCGAGTCGCTGAGCGGACCCAGAAACTGGTGGAGTCCCAGCAACGATTGCGCGCCTTGGCGCTGGAATTGAATCTGGCCGAGCGACGCGAGCGAGCGCGATTGGCCACGGAAATGCACGACCACTTGCAGCAAACGCTGGTGCTGGGCAAGCTGAAACTCGGCGGCGCCAAACGGCTGGTCGTGGGACAGCCCTCCGTGGAAATGGTGATTCACGAAACGGAAGAGATCTTTGGGGAGGCGTTGCAATACACGCGCTCGCTCGTGGCTGAGTTGAGTCCGCCGGTGTTGCGGGACCATGGCCTCGCCGCCGGACTCACATGGCTGGGCGAATATATGGGAAAGCACGACTTGGCCGTTACCGTGGAGCTTCCGCAAGGCCAGACCCTGAACTTGCCCGAAGATCAGATCGCCTTGCTGTTTCAGTCGACCCGCGAACTCTTGATGAATGCCTGGAAGCATGCCGGCACCGGCAAAGCGACTGTCACGATGCGACATGAAGGGAGTCAGTTGTTGGTGCAAGTGTCTGATGAGGGCGCCGGCTTTGATCTTACTGCGGCGGAGGAGTCTGCCGCTGGAGGCCTGTCATCAAAATTCGGTCTCTTCAGCATCCGTGAACGAATGACTGCGATCGGCGGCTCGTTCGAGATCGAGTCGGCGCCGAGCAAGGGGACCAGGGGGACGCTGCGCTTGCCGCTGGCTGAGACCGGCGAGGTTGGAGTCAAGGTGCAGGCTGAGGGAGTGAACAAAAACCTTTCTTCAACTTTGCAGCCCCCTGCTGCGCGAATTCGGTTATTGTTGGTGGACGACCATGCCATGATGCGGCAGGGGCTCCGTGCGATGTTGGAGGGGTACGAGGATGTCCAAGTCGTGGGAGAGGCGGTGGACGGCAGAGACGCCGTGCGGTTGGTCGAGAAGCTCAGGCCCACTATCGTGGTGATGGACATCAACATGCCGACGATGAACGGCATCGAGGCGACGCGCGAGATCAAAGCCCGCCATCCCAACATCGCGGTGATCGGGCTATCCGTCAACGCCGAACATGAGAATCGTGACGCGATGGCGAAGGCAGGCGCCGCAACACTGCTGACAAAGGAAGCGGCGGTCGAACAGCTTTACCAGACCGTGCAGACGGTGTTAAAGAACATCTCCCCTGTGGCGTGA